One Microcoleus sp. FACHB-831 DNA segment encodes these proteins:
- a CDS encoding GAF domain-containing protein, protein MGEHQLPSEEKQIVALGRVLQTLREEENADVLIETTLTYLQAEFQYRLLWIGLYDRLDHRLFGKGGVTPTGDTSFLKQKFFLNPGDLLEQVVIQQRPVGIPNLSEEVRAGEWRRAAQQFGIQGTLLFPLRCKDRCFGVALLGSHLWGVSPRAAEKAQLSVLFGGLAAALYQIEVDWQRSSTKRPDQPMFEILDQMLHLPTMQQRLEAVCTTTQKFVAPTRTSIYWYNSERRYFWHRAGNRQMVRGLANSNSASGLLVLEVYDFYQALCEGRLITIGAGRSPLKAESTGRLLSKLRARSVLAAPITVREELVGFLAVEGNEARIWEEAEKNYVRAAAGMVALVAGSEDVETAIGQMERDNLIMQEIAAAISDNDNAQGALKECAIALLERLGAERFLLLQEDREGAFNIVYQQQPLNRRPVASPPEPLGADHRRLLEESAYKLVAIEDWEDDERFKSLWGSLLIPLGVRSLLVCRCGNVQPIGLLVIGLSQPRTWSVSDRKLVSVAAKQIGMLLHGLAASETGELESIAYSSLMEGLNTLLSLPRSPQGFDRGWMEYLASLLSCPQVAILTWTSGESKATVNQVVTDSSLRLPGTLTIHPDRDALIQEAIKTRSPICRPLAALPNSTREWVQRASGIGEIVVFAVDIPAEVSDELGVVIPQLTQNKYPLKAAILLADRAGRKWPRHLFPVLETLVRQFSHFRHYLHLSSVSVAEVSTLEELNWFKHRCLQAFHQTVAISVSRLLELDRDVPGQQGSKLAGDQSTKGGEQMRTTNISHSTRPSPGEANSATNDQPLRRMRSSQLLHQLENTLATLSPLLNDVPFATNAESVPLANLLKRSLRLVESLTTGRQQLARIHNPGNFSVYGDRLKLECVFFELLLFSCTNTKPGGRIDIWCLENRTPEAASQQVGKSRLELLITDNGLIDLNLLTALQRGDIREALPSSPLLEPPSLHLKICQRVLRSWGGEVQFYHLENGHLITRLLLLTTKSE, encoded by the coding sequence ATGGGTGAGCACCAACTACCTTCTGAAGAAAAACAAATTGTTGCCCTGGGGCGCGTACTTCAAACCCTACGGGAAGAGGAGAATGCCGACGTTCTCATCGAAACGACCCTAACTTATCTCCAAGCAGAATTTCAATATCGCCTGCTTTGGATTGGTCTTTACGATCGCTTAGATCACCGTTTGTTTGGCAAAGGAGGTGTCACCCCCACTGGCGACACCTCTTTTCTCAAGCAGAAGTTTTTCCTAAATCCAGGTGACTTGCTCGAACAAGTAGTGATCCAGCAGCGACCAGTTGGCATACCGAACTTAAGCGAAGAAGTACGTGCTGGCGAATGGCGTCGGGCAGCTCAACAATTTGGCATTCAGGGCACGTTGCTGTTCCCGTTGCGTTGCAAAGACCGCTGTTTTGGCGTCGCCCTGCTTGGGTCGCACTTGTGGGGCGTTTCTCCCCGTGCGGCGGAAAAAGCCCAACTATCGGTGTTGTTTGGGGGATTGGCAGCCGCACTGTATCAAATTGAAGTAGACTGGCAGCGCTCTTCGACCAAGCGCCCAGACCAGCCGATGTTCGAGATCCTCGACCAGATGCTGCACCTACCCACCATGCAGCAAAGGCTGGAGGCGGTGTGTACGACCACTCAGAAATTTGTAGCCCCCACGCGCACCAGTATTTATTGGTATAACTCAGAGCGACGCTATTTCTGGCATCGGGCAGGCAATCGGCAAATGGTGAGGGGTTTGGCAAACTCAAACAGTGCCTCTGGACTGCTAGTGCTTGAAGTCTACGACTTCTACCAGGCTCTTTGTGAAGGTAGGCTAATTACTATTGGCGCTGGCAGAAGTCCCCTCAAGGCTGAGAGTACGGGGCGGTTGCTCTCAAAGCTGCGGGCTAGGTCTGTGCTAGCAGCGCCTATAACAGTGCGAGAGGAACTGGTGGGGTTTCTGGCTGTGGAAGGGAATGAAGCCCGGATCTGGGAAGAGGCGGAGAAAAATTACGTCCGCGCTGCTGCCGGGATGGTGGCATTGGTGGCAGGAAGCGAGGATGTGGAAACGGCGATTGGGCAAATGGAACGGGACAACCTGATAATGCAAGAAATTGCTGCTGCCATTAGCGACAACGACAATGCTCAGGGGGCGCTGAAGGAGTGCGCGATCGCCCTCCTTGAGCGGTTGGGTGCCGAACGCTTTTTGTTGCTCCAAGAAGACAGGGAGGGTGCATTTAATATTGTTTACCAGCAGCAACCGCTCAACCGCCGTCCTGTAGCTTCTCCCCCAGAACCGCTTGGCGCCGACCATCGCCGACTGCTAGAGGAATCAGCTTATAAGTTGGTGGCGATAGAAGATTGGGAAGACGATGAGCGTTTTAAGAGTTTGTGGGGTAGTTTGCTGATACCTTTAGGGGTGCGATCGCTCTTAGTATGTCGTTGCGGTAACGTCCAGCCTATAGGTCTGTTGGTTATTGGTTTATCGCAGCCGCGAACTTGGAGCGTGAGCGATCGCAAGCTTGTAAGTGTTGCTGCTAAACAAATTGGTATGCTCCTGCACGGCTTGGCTGCCAGCGAGACTGGAGAACTCGAAAGTATTGCCTACTCTTCTCTTATGGAGGGTTTAAATACTCTCCTGTCACTGCCGCGATCGCCGCAAGGTTTCGATCGTGGCTGGATGGAATATTTGGCCTCTTTGCTTTCTTGTCCCCAAGTTGCCATCCTCACCTGGACTTCAGGTGAATCAAAGGCTACTGTCAACCAAGTGGTTACAGATTCTTCTCTACGCCTTCCCGGTACTCTCACCATCCACCCGGACAGGGATGCTCTGATTCAAGAAGCAATAAAAACCCGCTCTCCCATCTGCCGCCCGCTTGCAGCTCTACCAAATAGTACGCGAGAGTGGGTGCAGAGGGCATCAGGCATTGGTGAAATTGTAGTTTTCGCTGTCGATATACCCGCTGAAGTAAGTGATGAGTTAGGAGTGGTAATTCCACAGTTAACTCAAAATAAGTACCCCTTGAAAGCAGCGATATTACTAGCTGATCGCGCTGGGCGTAAATGGCCCCGCCACCTCTTCCCAGTTCTAGAAACCTTGGTGCGCCAGTTCTCTCACTTTCGCCACTATCTGCATTTGAGTTCGGTGAGCGTGGCCGAAGTTTCGACACTCGAAGAGCTGAACTGGTTCAAACATCGATGCTTGCAAGCTTTCCATCAGACTGTGGCTATTAGTGTAAGTCGTCTTCTGGAACTGGATCGCGATGTTCCAGGGCAGCAGGGGAGTAAGTTGGCAGGCGATCAAAGCACCAAGGGAGGCGAGCAGATGAGAACAACTAATATCTCCCACAGCACGCGCCCCTCGCCAGGAGAGGCTAATTCTGCCACCAACGATCAACCATTGCGACGTATGCGCTCGTCACAATTGCTGCACCAGTTGGAAAATACCCTTGCTACCCTCAGCCCGCTGCTAAATGATGTCCCATTTGCGACTAATGCCGAAAGCGTGCCTTTGGCAAATTTGCTGAAGCGATCGCTGCGTCTGGTTGAGAGTTTGACGACCGGACGCCAACAACTAGCTAGAATTCATAATCCAGGCAATTTTAGCGTTTATGGCGATCGCCTTAAACTCGAATGTGTCTTCTTTGAACTGCTGTTATTTTCTTGCACAAATACTAAGCCCGGAGGTCGGATTGATATATGGTGTCTGGAGAACCGAACTCCCGAGGCTGCAAGTCAGCAAGTCGGTAAGTCACGATTAGAACTGTTAATTACTGACAACGGACTTATTGACCTTAACCTCCTCACTGCTCTCCAACGGGGAGACATCCGCGAGGCTCTACCTTCTTCACCCCTTCTCGAGCCGCCAAGTCTGCACCTGAAGATCTGCCAACGAGTGTTGCGGTCTTGGGGAGGCGAAGTTCAGTTCTACCATTTAGAAAATGGCCACCTTATCACTCGCTTGTTGCTACTTACCACGAAAAGCGAATAG
- a CDS encoding cation-translocating P-type ATPase: MQLSPEKASSADTRSRLATAIPTPPLEKFTLDVGGMRCAGCVKVVEKQLTQHPGVISACVNLVTEVAVVESSAGAVDPDDLSKKLTDAGFPTQSRQVAGAKFGEKESPAERQQQESQQQFQRLAIAAVLIILSLIGHLDRHFFLLTNIWFHWALATLALMAPGREILVDGAKGLWRKAPNMNTLVALGTTTAYTTSCVALLFPQLGWECFFDEPVMLLGFILLGRTLEQRARSRAMASFHSLLALQPTVARLTSPASLGSGIEIPVEQVRVGEWLRVLPGEKIPVDGQVCDGTTTVDESMLTGEPLPVAKKPGDIVTAGTLNKSGAIAIQATRTGSDTTLAQIVALVESAQTRKAPVQHLADTVAGYFTYGVLATAALTFLFWYFVGTHLWPQVMVSGSSFMAMNHEPSTMNHHHLSPLLLSLKLAIAVLVIACPCALGLATPTAILVGTSMGAERGLLIKGGDVLERVHQLDTIVFDKTGTLTTGHPTVTDCRTLADISPMELLQMAAAVESGSIHPLAEAICQEAQRQELSIPVATDFQTEAGFGVSANLEDKRLLLGNAEWLTQQQVSISSQQEELAQTLAMMGKTVVYVAQNDTLLGLIAVKDEIRPDAAVTLKRLRTRGLRVMLLSGDRPSSALINARQLGINPQDVIAGVPPAGKAAVIAQLQAKGQRVAMVGDGINDAPALAQADVGIALHAGTDVAIETAGIVLMQERLLDVVAAIELSRATFNKIRQNLFWAFAYNVLGIPVAAGILLPTTGIVLSPAAAGALMAFSSVSVVTNSLLLRRAKFFKLGNS; encoded by the coding sequence ATGCAACTTAGCCCAGAAAAAGCGAGTAGCGCGGATACGCGCAGCAGGCTGGCTACCGCTATCCCAACCCCGCCCCTAGAGAAATTTACCCTTGATGTCGGGGGTATGAGATGCGCGGGATGCGTGAAGGTAGTCGAAAAGCAGCTAACCCAGCATCCAGGCGTGATTTCAGCTTGTGTCAATCTGGTCACGGAAGTAGCTGTCGTCGAGTCTAGTGCTGGTGCGGTTGACCCTGATGATTTGTCCAAAAAATTGACTGATGCTGGTTTCCCCACTCAGTCCCGGCAGGTCGCAGGCGCGAAGTTTGGCGAAAAAGAAAGCCCCGCAGAACGACAGCAGCAAGAAAGCCAGCAGCAGTTTCAGAGATTGGCGATCGCAGCCGTCCTCATCATCCTTTCCCTCATCGGTCATCTAGATCGCCACTTCTTCCTCCTCACCAACATTTGGTTCCACTGGGCACTCGCAACCCTCGCACTCATGGCGCCAGGACGCGAAATATTGGTCGATGGCGCCAAAGGTTTGTGGCGCAAAGCTCCCAACATGAACACCCTCGTAGCGTTGGGAACCACAACCGCCTACACCACTAGCTGCGTCGCCCTCCTATTCCCCCAGCTAGGTTGGGAGTGCTTCTTTGATGAGCCAGTTATGCTTTTGGGCTTTATCCTCCTGGGTCGCACCTTAGAGCAACGCGCCAGAAGCCGCGCAATGGCATCCTTTCATTCATTGCTCGCCCTTCAACCAACAGTTGCTCGCTTAACTTCCCCCGCATCCTTGGGTTCAGGGATTGAGATTCCCGTCGAACAAGTGCGTGTAGGAGAATGGCTGCGGGTATTGCCAGGGGAAAAAATACCTGTAGATGGGCAAGTATGCGACGGTACGACGACTGTAGATGAATCAATGCTGACGGGCGAACCCCTGCCTGTCGCTAAGAAACCGGGCGATATCGTTACAGCAGGCACGCTGAACAAGTCGGGGGCGATCGCCATCCAAGCAACGCGCACGGGTTCGGATACGACGCTAGCCCAAATTGTCGCACTTGTGGAGTCCGCCCAAACCCGCAAAGCCCCCGTACAGCATCTAGCAGATACCGTCGCTGGCTATTTCACCTATGGTGTCTTAGCAACTGCGGCTTTAACTTTCCTATTTTGGTACTTTGTCGGCACTCATTTATGGCCGCAAGTCATGGTCAGCGGTTCATCGTTTATGGCAATGAACCACGAACCATCAACAATGAACCATCATCACCTATCGCCGTTGCTATTGAGTTTGAAGCTAGCGATCGCTGTCTTGGTTATCGCCTGTCCCTGCGCCCTGGGTTTGGCGACGCCGACTGCTATTCTGGTGGGAACTAGCATGGGGGCGGAACGCGGACTGTTGATCAAAGGCGGCGACGTTCTAGAACGGGTACACCAGCTCGATACTATAGTTTTTGATAAGACTGGTACGCTTACAACCGGTCATCCTACAGTTACAGATTGTCGGACGCTGGCAGATATTTCCCCTATGGAGCTTTTGCAAATGGCGGCGGCGGTGGAAAGTGGCTCTATTCATCCCCTAGCTGAAGCAATTTGCCAAGAAGCACAACGCCAAGAGTTATCTATCCCAGTCGCGACTGATTTCCAGACAGAAGCGGGATTCGGCGTTTCTGCAAATTTAGAAGACAAACGCCTGCTGCTGGGTAATGCAGAATGGTTAACCCAACAACAAGTAAGCATCAGTTCTCAGCAAGAAGAACTAGCCCAAACTCTGGCTATGATGGGTAAGACAGTCGTTTATGTCGCCCAAAACGATACTTTATTGGGGCTGATTGCCGTGAAGGATGAGATCAGACCCGATGCAGCAGTAACGTTAAAACGCTTACGCACGCGAGGATTGCGGGTAATGCTGCTGAGTGGCGATCGCCCCTCGTCGGCGCTGATCAACGCCCGACAGTTAGGCATCAACCCCCAAGACGTGATAGCTGGCGTCCCCCCTGCTGGTAAAGCAGCCGTTATTGCTCAATTGCAAGCCAAAGGGCAGCGAGTAGCTATGGTTGGCGATGGCATCAACGATGCACCCGCACTAGCGCAAGCGGATGTCGGCATTGCTCTCCACGCTGGAACAGATGTCGCCATTGAAACAGCAGGGATTGTGCTAATGCAGGAACGTCTGCTAGATGTCGTCGCCGCAATTGAGCTATCTCGTGCGACTTTTAACAAAATTCGCCAGAATTTGTTTTGGGCTTTTGCCTACAATGTACTTGGTATTCCCGTTGCTGCTGGTATCCTCCTGCCTACAACTGGGATTGTCCTCAGCCCCGCTGCCGCTGGTGCGCTAATGGCCTTCAGCTCTGTTAGTGTTGTTACTAACTCGCTCTTACTCCGCAGAGCGAAGTTTTTCAAACTTGGTAATAGCTAA
- a CDS encoding alternative oxidase produces the protein MIQLLVNFLELVLSVFYRNRFYPRFYLLETISRVPYFAYLSVLHLYESLGAWKQADWIKVHFAESWNELHHLRIVEALGGGKHWGDRFIGRIGVLGYYWTLVFVYMFSPRSAYHFNQLVEEKAYHTYDKFLNENETELKTQPAPQIAIDYYRDGDLYMFDDFQTSHLLSERRPKIENLYDVFVAIRNDEMEHLKTMMTCQRLDAKEVLKSPHSPEFQPPV, from the coding sequence ATGATTCAGCTCCTTGTCAATTTTTTAGAATTAGTCTTGTCCGTTTTTTATCGCAATCGTTTCTATCCACGATTTTATCTTCTTGAGACGATTTCGAGGGTTCCGTATTTTGCTTATTTGTCTGTTCTTCACCTTTATGAAAGTCTGGGTGCGTGGAAGCAAGCCGACTGGATTAAAGTTCACTTTGCTGAATCATGGAATGAGTTACATCATCTCCGAATTGTTGAAGCGCTTGGTGGCGGAAAACATTGGGGCGATCGCTTTATTGGTCGTATCGGCGTTTTGGGTTACTACTGGACTTTGGTTTTTGTCTACATGTTCTCTCCCCGCTCGGCTTACCACTTTAATCAATTAGTGGAAGAAAAGGCATATCACACCTATGATAAATTCCTAAACGAAAATGAGACCGAGCTTAAAACTCAGCCAGCGCCACAAATTGCGATTGATTACTACCGAGATGGCGATCTCTATATGTTTGATGACTTTCAAACTTCCCATTTGCTTTCGGAACGCCGCCCAAAGATTGAAAATCTTTACGATGTATTTGTTGCCATTAGAAATGACGAAATGGAACACCTCAAAACGATGATGACTTGCCAACGACTAGACGCGAAAGAAGTATTGAAGAGTCCCCACTCTCCTGAATTTCAACCCCCAGTCTAA
- a CDS encoding DNA polymerase III subunit delta' has product MNFFEPLVEQHHAIELLTAAVAQKRIAPAYLFAGADGVGRSLAARCFIEFLFCQDIPDGKVASVQTKLHKRNHPDVLWVEPTYLHNGQRLSATEAAAAGVKRKAPPQIRLEQIREIAQFLSRPPLEASRSIVVIEQAEAMAEAAANGLLKTLEEPGQATLILIAPSESSLLPTLVSRVARIPFYRLTLKAMAQVLQQNGFEDILSHKEVLAIAAGSPGEAIASMQQLQAIPPELLGELIQVNKSPRNALELARKIDKSLDTEAQLWLVDYLQYSWWQQTRQPRVCTLLEKARQYLLSYAQPRLVWEVTLLEMIQAAA; this is encoded by the coding sequence ATGAATTTTTTTGAACCACTTGTAGAGCAACATCACGCCATCGAGTTATTGACTGCTGCTGTGGCACAAAAACGTATTGCTCCAGCTTATCTTTTTGCCGGAGCCGATGGCGTGGGAAGAAGTCTCGCCGCCCGATGTTTTATTGAATTTCTGTTTTGTCAAGATATACCAGATGGTAAAGTTGCATCGGTACAAACCAAACTGCATAAACGCAACCATCCCGATGTGTTGTGGGTGGAGCCTACTTATCTCCACAACGGTCAGCGGTTGTCCGCCACAGAGGCGGCGGCGGCTGGAGTAAAGCGCAAGGCTCCCCCTCAAATTCGCTTAGAGCAAATCCGAGAAATTGCTCAGTTTCTCAGTCGTCCACCCCTAGAAGCATCGCGCTCTATTGTGGTGATAGAGCAGGCGGAGGCAATGGCAGAGGCGGCGGCGAATGGCTTGCTGAAGACGCTAGAGGAACCGGGACAGGCAACGCTGATATTGATAGCACCTTCGGAGTCTTCGTTGTTACCAACTTTGGTATCGCGTGTAGCGCGGATTCCTTTTTATCGGCTGACTCTAAAGGCAATGGCGCAAGTATTGCAGCAAAACGGTTTTGAAGATATTTTGTCGCACAAAGAAGTGTTAGCGATCGCCGCTGGTAGTCCGGGAGAAGCGATCGCATCAATGCAGCAACTCCAGGCAATTCCCCCTGAGTTACTTGGCGAACTAATTCAGGTGAATAAATCTCCCCGTAACGCCCTAGAACTTGCCCGCAAGATCGATAAGAGTTTAGATACAGAAGCCCAACTGTGGTTAGTTGATTATTTGCAGTATTCTTGGTGGCAACAGACAAGGCAGCCTCGCGTTTGTACCCTGCTGGAGAAGGCGCGACAATATCTGCTAAGTTATGCCCAGCCGCGATTAGTTTGGGAAGTAACCTTGCTAGAAATGATTCAAGCTGCTGCTTAG
- a CDS encoding FHA domain-containing protein translates to MPPQQHHNHLLILEDDKGRKEITLDSPVYSIGRDQNCTIKLSSQFVSRQHATLVRRDRADGSYYYRIVDGDIKGKPSANGLLINGRKLPAHDLQDEDEIVFGPQVRAIYYVLKREVIPTGPPDEFDITLISPGMIGDPEEWNY, encoded by the coding sequence ATGCCTCCACAACAGCATCACAACCATTTGTTGATTCTTGAAGACGATAAGGGACGTAAGGAAATTACCTTAGATAGCCCCGTCTATTCTATCGGCAGAGATCAGAACTGTACTATTAAACTGTCCTCACAGTTTGTATCCCGTCAGCATGCGACTTTGGTGCGACGAGATCGTGCGGATGGCAGCTACTATTACCGCATTGTTGATGGCGATATCAAAGGTAAGCCCAGTGCTAATGGGCTGCTGATTAATGGTCGCAAACTCCCAGCCCACGACCTTCAAGATGAGGACGAAATTGTATTTGGCCCGCAGGTGCGTGCCATATATTACGTTTTAAAACGAGAAGTCATTCCTACTGGGCCACCCGATGAGTTTGACATTACCCTAATTAGTCCAGGTATGATTGGCGACCCAGAAGAATGGAATTATTAA
- the tmk gene encoding dTMP kinase produces MQGKLIVFEGVEGCGKTTQIQRSRDWLLARMTEIQPDVSIVVTREPGGTELGVGLRQLLLEERGQPMFERAELLLYAADRAQHVEQVLKPTLAKGGIVLCDRYTYSTIAYQGYGRGLSLSLIQQLNQIATGGLESDLTIWLDVDVEIGLSRAKARGKADRMEQAHLDFHRRVSQGYRELATAQPERIVRVNASPSEAIVQQQIQQILHNHLTQWHEQINN; encoded by the coding sequence ATGCAGGGCAAGTTGATTGTGTTTGAGGGGGTGGAAGGCTGCGGCAAAACCACTCAAATACAGCGATCGCGCGACTGGCTCTTGGCAAGGATGACAGAAATTCAGCCTGATGTATCAATTGTCGTCACGCGGGAGCCTGGTGGTACAGAGTTAGGTGTGGGGTTGCGCCAGTTGTTGCTAGAAGAACGGGGGCAACCGATGTTTGAACGGGCAGAACTATTGTTGTATGCTGCTGACCGCGCACAGCACGTCGAGCAAGTTCTGAAGCCGACTCTGGCTAAAGGAGGCATTGTGTTGTGCGATCGCTACACATACTCAACCATAGCTTACCAGGGCTATGGTCGCGGTCTTAGCCTCTCACTCATCCAACAGCTAAACCAAATTGCCACTGGTGGACTCGAAAGTGACCTGACTATCTGGCTAGATGTCGATGTAGAGATAGGTTTATCGCGGGCAAAAGCTAGGGGAAAGGCTGACCGCATGGAGCAAGCCCATTTAGATTTCCATCGTCGAGTTAGCCAGGGTTATCGCGAGTTAGCTACAGCTCAACCAGAGCGGATTGTGCGGGTAAATGCTAGCCCCAGTGAAGCCATAGTGCAACAGCAGATTCAGCAAATTTTGCACAATCATTTGACCCAATGGCACGAACAAATTAACAATTAA
- a CDS encoding quinone-dependent dihydroorotate dehydrogenase, with the protein MDIYQLGIRPLLFSGLNADPEWLHQQTLQILGALSQKPASYPPTSWVLAQLQQSCCLTDSSLEQTLWGLKFPNPLGLAAGFDKDGVAASIWQRLGFGFAELGTVTFQPQPGNSRPRLFRLPSDKAALNRMGFNNQGAVAMAARLLANGGELPEATDSGLIGINLGKSKITPIEEAAADYLGSFRLLKDLGNYFVVNVSSPNTPGLRSLQSSDQLSLILDALQQENTSHKPLLVKIAPDLEYSAIADILDLAKTYQLAGIIATNTTISRDGLKTQVIPQTGKPITEEAGGISGAPLRDRSTEVIRFIWRETKGQLPIIGVGGIFTAEDAWEKITAGASLIQVYTGWVYEGPWMVRRILQGLVQKLEERGLNSISEAVGNG; encoded by the coding sequence GTGGATATTTATCAACTTGGTATTCGTCCCTTACTGTTCTCTGGATTGAATGCCGATCCAGAATGGTTGCATCAACAGACTCTGCAAATTCTGGGCGCCCTTTCGCAGAAGCCTGCGAGTTACCCCCCTACTAGCTGGGTTCTAGCACAATTACAACAATCTTGCTGTTTAACAGATTCATCTCTGGAACAAACTCTGTGGGGGCTAAAATTCCCCAATCCACTTGGGTTAGCCGCAGGGTTTGATAAGGATGGCGTTGCTGCTAGCATTTGGCAGCGCTTGGGCTTTGGCTTTGCAGAACTCGGTACGGTGACATTCCAGCCACAACCAGGCAATTCTCGTCCTCGCTTGTTTCGCTTGCCAAGCGACAAAGCAGCCCTCAACCGGATGGGATTTAACAATCAAGGGGCAGTTGCGATGGCAGCAAGGTTGTTGGCGAATGGTGGAGAGCTACCAGAGGCGACCGACTCCGGACTAATTGGCATTAATCTGGGTAAATCTAAGATAACCCCAATAGAAGAAGCTGCTGCTGACTATTTAGGAAGTTTTCGACTTCTGAAGGATTTGGGAAACTATTTTGTGGTTAACGTTAGTTCACCCAATACTCCGGGGTTGCGTAGTCTCCAGTCTAGCGATCAGTTGAGTTTGATTTTAGACGCACTGCAACAGGAAAACACTTCACACAAGCCGCTTTTAGTTAAGATAGCGCCAGATTTAGAGTACAGCGCGATCGCGGACATCCTAGACCTAGCCAAAACATACCAGCTAGCAGGGATTATCGCTACCAACACTACTATCAGCCGCGATGGACTAAAAACTCAGGTGATTCCCCAAACTGGCAAACCTATAACCGAAGAAGCTGGCGGAATTAGCGGTGCGCCACTGAGAGATCGTTCCACTGAAGTAATTCGCTTTATATGGCGAGAAACCAAAGGTCAACTGCCCATTATTGGCGTTGGGGGTATTTTTACAGCTGAAGATGCTTGGGAGAAAATTACAGCAGGGGCTAGTTTGATTCAAGTCTACACGGGCTGGGTTTACGAAGGCCCCTGGATGGTGCGCCGCATTTTACAAGGCCTAGTACAAAAGTTAGAGGAACGGGGATTAAACTCTATTTCTGAGGCTGTCGGGAATGGGTAA
- a CDS encoding PAS domain S-box protein — MNADIFFQQIEGMNYRLAELYKGAIAELEPPPELLPVAFKELGVVSEELNVAVEELRAQNDELIAIRQELEAERQRYKDLFEFAPDAYLVTDPEGVILEGNRAAAGLFNVSQKFLVGKPAITFVSPEDRQLFRYEMSRRQQQERSPQEWELRLEPRNGEAFYAAVTIAAGCNAKGKALTLRWLVRDISDRKRKQQALDSINYDLRQNRQIHIYAKGEIVPLQPHCIWLVCQGLVKLSTLADNGEEVLVGLAGPGMPFGHSLTQLQTFQAIAFSDVELASVSQAEITASPALTQMLFNQVNQRLRQTESLLAISGHRRVRDRLQHLLRLLKQEIGEPHAAGTRLNIRLTHQDLANACCTTRVTITRLLSSLQQRGIIILDSKHHIVLRDEVFEKDF; from the coding sequence GTGAACGCAGACATATTTTTTCAACAGATAGAGGGGATGAACTATCGTCTGGCCGAACTCTACAAAGGAGCGATCGCAGAGTTAGAGCCACCGCCAGAACTTTTGCCAGTAGCCTTCAAAGAGCTGGGCGTTGTCTCCGAAGAACTGAACGTAGCTGTAGAAGAGCTACGGGCGCAGAATGACGAACTAATTGCTATCCGTCAAGAGCTGGAAGCAGAACGTCAGCGCTACAAGGATTTGTTTGAGTTCGCGCCCGACGCCTACCTCGTGACCGATCCCGAAGGGGTAATACTAGAGGGAAATCGTGCCGCTGCGGGACTTTTCAACGTGTCGCAAAAGTTTCTGGTAGGCAAACCAGCAATCACCTTTGTCAGTCCAGAAGATCGCCAGCTCTTTCGTTACGAAATGTCACGACGGCAGCAGCAAGAGCGATCGCCACAGGAGTGGGAATTGCGGTTAGAGCCGCGAAACGGCGAGGCTTTTTATGCAGCCGTAACAATAGCTGCTGGCTGCAATGCCAAAGGCAAGGCGCTGACGCTGCGCTGGCTGGTGCGCGACATTAGCGATCGCAAGCGCAAGCAGCAGGCCCTAGACAGTATTAACTACGATTTGCGCCAGAATCGCCAAATCCATATTTATGCTAAGGGAGAGATAGTACCCCTGCAACCCCATTGTATTTGGCTAGTCTGCCAGGGACTGGTGAAACTGAGTACGCTTGCTGACAATGGTGAAGAAGTGCTTGTGGGTCTGGCAGGGCCGGGGATGCCTTTCGGGCACAGTCTTACACAGCTACAAACCTTCCAAGCTATAGCCTTTTCTGATGTCGAGCTAGCATCAGTTTCCCAAGCAGAGATAACAGCCTCCCCTGCTCTGACGCAGATGCTTTTTAATCAAGTTAACCAGCGATTGCGACAGACAGAATCCCTTTTAGCTATTTCCGGGCATCGACGAGTTAGAGACCGTTTGCAACATCTATTGCGGCTCCTGAAACAGGAAATTGGTGAACCCCACGCCGCAGGAACGAGGCTGAACATTCGCCTAACTCATCAGGACTTAGCTAATGCCTGCTGCACTACTAGGGTGACGATCACGCGATTGCTGAGTAGTCTACAGCAACGAGGGATAATTATCTTAGACTCCAAGCACCACATTGTTCTGAGAGATGAGGTTTTTGAGAAGGACTTTTAG